TAGTTTGGTCCAAGTCATTTCTTAGtttaattgattattataaaatgctaaatttatagtttaaataaagattCTCTCAAAAATAAGTTGCTAAAAACTTTGCTATATGAAACCTTATGAAACAATGAAAACCAAATGCTGCAtcaaaaccttaaaaattacCAGCATGTATTTAAATGgaattgtataaattattaaactgtAGTTTGATCaactaatgtttttaataataaaaacaagttgGCTTAGGTAGATTAGTTATCCATTTGTTGCTGTGTGGCAAAACTGTTTTGAGGTATgttgaataaataattaaatacagtGTTTGGCTAGAATGTCttctatactttaataaaatgtttagtgttcctttttttttttttctttccacattctactttttttcattttttttttttttaattattatttttttaattgttttagtgATTGATGGTGCAGGAGTGATTAgatgttgtttatgttgtttTAGTGGATGATGGTACAGGAGTGATTAGCTGTTGTTTGTGGCTCAATGAAAATCTACCTTCTGTTCTTTGTTCGTATAATCTTGGAGATTTAGTTTCAGTTACTGGAAAATTACAAATCTTTCGTGACGAAAGAGAAATTAGAGTTGAACGTTTAAGTATCTTTCAGTCtttaattctttaatattttaaattttacatatttttatggttctacttttttaatttattgcaatcAAGCTTTGGAGGAAGATCTAAATATTGAATACTTTCACTGGTCTCAAATCAttaattttcaagaaatttacAAAGCAAAGTTTGTTATTCCTACAGATAAAGTATGTTCACTGTTACTGTGTTTTCCTCTTcagatttttcttttcttttttttttttttcttacttttttcttatttttttaatttctttacttttgttagttattttctacacattgttattatttatgaaattttaaaactataaaaaattaatttctaaattaacAGCTTAATGAGCAATGAatgaacaaagaaaaacattgaTTAATATAAAAGAGGTAATTGAAATATTATGTCAACTTCTTCATTTTCATAATTATCCCAAAATAACTCCAGAGGTTATTCGCCAAGCAAAGTTTGATAAATCGGAAGCAAGATCTTTTTTGATGCTAATAATAACTTCAATAATAAAACGCTCTCAAACTGAAATATTGACAGTAAACTTTTctgaaattatttctttattatcgGTACTCAAATATCCTCGTTTATCAGTAATATGTCTATGTAATCAAGAAAATGTTTCAAGCCGAGAGTTGCTGCTTGTATTTGGATTTTTACTCGAGAAAacaagtttcattgatcacttACGAGAAGAGGCGTTTCTTGTCCTTTCAGAAAAGGTTTTTCAAcctttatatactttaaatggtTCTGCAATCAAAAGATTTGATATTTCAACTTTAAACGATTTAATTATATTGCGCAAGCATATTgacattacttttaaagttttatttagttctgcaagaaatatttcaaaacttttgagTCAAGTATATCCCTTAACTCTAATAATGGTAGAGCAATTTGAAATAAACAGATTATTAGATTTTGTTTTGTTCGgtgataaaaaattacaaaaacaattattaccAACTTTAACGCTACAGGTATACTTACTTACGTTGCATTCACAATGGTTGAAAAATGAACCCATATTTTGGAAGTGGATGTCAAGTGTTACTAAAATGTCGAATGTAATTATATccaatatttctttaaaagaaacttttccACAGCGTATAGAAAGCAAAAATGAGTCATTGAAATATGTTTATACATCTAAATTAAACGTTAAATCGGCTCTTGCGCATCTATCGAGAGCTCCTTTAAAGCCTTTTGTTTACGAAGAAAAAGAAGATGATGATAAAATAACAGATCTTGTTGATGAAATTCAATTTctgaaagaaaacaataaaatatggcTATCGGAGTTTTTAGAACTTCATCCTAATTTAGTTCACATGGATTCTCCGAGAAGGTAATACTAAAAACGTCACAAAATAAACATGATAAAagtttaattcattaaaattatttacaagttttatatttttttattaaaaaaaaaatttgatctttttattataattattttttttaaagccaaaacttttacataatcCGTTtagaagtaattaaaaattatgatcaagcaaaaaattatatattaaaatattaggtcAAAACGAAACAGGTTGAAAAAAACGTTGTTATCCAAAAATGGTTTAGGTGGGCGTTaaccaaaaactaaaaaaagctCTATATCTGCCAAAATCAACACTAAATAATTAAAGCCTTTCTAATAGTTAAAGCCTTTCAAAGGAAATGAAGTTATGTATCAGTTGCAATGGaagctaaaacaaaaaaacttttaaaaaaaatttaaatcttttgaaaaagaatgACAACCACATAAAAAGAATTAGTTGGAACAAAGGATTTTTTTGCAGTGTTTGTAGGCTTGAGAACgattctatattttatgaatgAGACCggttctatattttatttaatgtattaaatgAGAACggttctatattttatttaatgtaccGTCACGGTCATTTCACAATTGCCTCAGTCATTTTTTCGTGTtttgagaaaactaaaaaaaaggtcgctttttttttctcttatatcacaataaaacaaatgaaaaaaactattctccgattggtttaaaatattattagttcgAAATAATCGTGACGATATGTTGCCCTGCCAATCAAGAACATCCTAAGTGCAGAAAGAGTTATTTGCCAAAAACTTGTCACTTTGACCGGTTGAAAGCGTCTTCCTTGTTCAATAGAGGCAACTCTCTcaatcttttaaatcaaatatattccaAAGGCTTACAACCAATTTTCCCGTCGATATGCATACTTTTGCGCATCTTTCACACAATGCCAATATCCGTTGCAGAGGGTGAAAGATCTTTTAGTAAACTTAAGATTATAAAAAACCACTTCAGAGCCACCATGGGACAAGAGCAACTTTTAAATCTTATGATGTTGTCTATTGAAAATGATCTCGCGAAATCATTGTCATTTGATGaagtaatttataattttgcctCGAAAAAAGctcgaaaattttatttaagttaggAATTGTTTATGCTGTGGTTAGttagcaaaaaatgaaataaagttaaagtagcTATAAAGGCATAATGTATTTTCTTGCTTCTATGCTAAGTATTTATATGAAGCGAAATCTATAAGGGCGCCAAAAAAAGGTTTGTCCCGGGCGGCTTGAgggctctcggcggccctgtatatatatatatatatatatatatatatatatatatatatatatatatatatatatatatatatatatatatatatatatatatatatatatatatacaggtccGCCGAGAGCCATAATTTTAGACGGTGCAAGAGATAATTTTGGGCCCTTTACCCataattctaatattttgaactATTGATGTATGCTTTTGCTGAATCAATTGTGGTTTAATTCCACATTGGCTTTTGAATTCGGCAATTGTTCACATTGAGGATGCAATCTTGCATTACAGTTTTATTTCTAGCTACAATTATTTCATTTACTATAGAATAtgaatttaaagaataattattaaccgttttgaattattgttttgtttttttatgtaattagtttttatttcattattggATTAAAGgatatttctgaaataaaaattcagaCCATTTGTGACGTTTCAACCATGTTCAATAATACAATAATCAATCTCAACAAATATACAAGTACtaataaaaacagaattttaacaaatagtttattCCAAGAATAGCTCATTTACAAAACAAAGGTgcttttcttgctttttttgaaGCGAAATTTCGAATAACTTTGTCAAAATCAATTGACCTAGATAATGAAGATTCGAGACTCAACATTGCCAAATCCACTAACCGTCCTTGTAGCATTGTagttcttaaaaagtttttaatccgTTTTAGTTTGCTGAATGAGCGTTCGGCGGATGCAACTGTAGCAggaattgttaaaaatattctcaagcatacacaaatatttggaaataGGTCATGTAAATTAGTTCGACTAATCGAATTTAGGAGTTCAAAAGGGGTTAATTGATTCAATCCAAAATTTGCATAATGTATagattttaactgttttatttcCATTACAATATCTTCACTAACATCTGCAGTAAGGCCACCAATAACACTATCTAGTACCACATAGAAAACAAATCTTCTAAAGCATGATTCCTCCATGGCCTCATCTTCATTTAAATCTGCAAACCCTTGATCCTCTGGCTTGCCAACAACTCTGGCTCTTTTGCGATTTGCACCACCACGTCCTCTTGATAGTTTGACTTTTATATCGAAATTCATTGCAACATTCTTTGATTCTGACCAGATATCTTTCCATTTATTCCGAAGCTCAAGAAGTTGTCTCAGTAAGTGGTTTATGTTGTCCACTTCCACATCTAAAGTTTCATTTCTTGCTTGAATAACTTTGTTGCAAAATCAATCGGAACAAGAATTTTGTACCATATTAATGACATTGTTATGCAGGAAAAtgaattaatataatataaggcACCTTCTACTTCAGTTCTTGTTTTAGAAGtcaaatttaattctaaaagCTCTTCAAATGACAATTTAATCCCAGAAAGTTGTGCTGCAAAAGGTTTGACACTTTCAACACGATCTGACCACCTTGTATGTGACATTCCTTTTAGTGAGCAATTGATGTGTTTTGATAATATCTCCCATCGTTTTGGACTTGAGCTGAACAAATTGTATACTGTTTGAATCGTTCCAAAAAATGTTACAGCTTCAGGAATACATTTTGCCGCATCATTTCCCACAAGATTAAGTGTGTGAGATCCACAAGGGGAAATTAGTGCTAATGGACATAACTGAAGTATTTTGGCTTGCACACCATTGTATATTCCATCCATATTTGATCCATTGTCATATGCTTGTGCCCTGCAATCTAAGAGAGGAATGGAGTTATGTTGAAATGTTTCCACTACCATTTGAGATATTTCATCCCCAGTTTTATTGTTGCAATCTACATATGTTAGAAATCGTTCAACAATTTCATATTGTGAATCATTGCATGTCGTAATATGAATGTTGTTTGCTTTGTATGTGACGAATCTGGTGTTGCATCGACCATTATTGCGAAATGCTTAGCAGATCTTCTTTCTTGTAAAATATGCTGTCGCACCAAATCTGAGCATTCTgcaataaattcattttgagaATCAGCTGATAGATAATGAACTTGAAGTCTTTTGCCATTTCGCTGAGATTCTTCCACTGATAAAATATGCTCTTTAAGTATAGGGTCCCGATGTGAAAGTAACTCTATAAGACCCAAAAAGTTGCCATTATCTACATCTCCAAATCGCTGGGAAGGATCCCCGAAAAGCCAATCCACGTTCACCCAAAAATAGGATAACATCTAATATTCTTTTAAGAATATTGGACCATTTCGTTGGTTGCAATTTAATCGAGCTTTCCAAGTAAGTTTCAATAccttttccaaataaaaaatgtctttctAATTCTCGCCAAGCTGGGTAACATTCTCTGTAGACATTACTCCTCTCATGCTCTGGAATCCTGTTAAACAACTTTCGTCATTTACCAGTTGCTGCATATCCATTAGGTGAAACCAATACTGATCGCGAACTTAAATTTCTCTCTGTAACAGAGCTTTTGGAAATATTACCAGAAAATAATCGACATGGAAAGCAAAATAATGTCTGTTTATGTTGACTCCAAACCAGCCAGTCTCTTTTATGAACTTCACCGTTGacattcttaaaatttaaaattgtctgAGGAAAAGCCTGATTGCTAATATCTTTAGGTAATATGTTAGGAAAATTGACATGGTCATTTGTGACATACTTTTCTATCTCAGATTGAGAGGGAATTTCACTCAAAAGATTACCAATATCAAGAAGGACGTGACCACAATTAGAAGCAGAAAGGCTTACAGTCTCAATCTAATTTGAATTATCTTCATTATCTTCAAACGTTTCAATTTTTTCCCCATCAAAACAGTCAGTTAAATCATCGCTTATTTTATCTACATCATTTGCTTTAGAAACAGTGTCCTCTTGTTCATTATCTTTGAGATTTGATGCAGTGACTCCCACGTCAAAAAGCGTCCGCATACctttttttcattcataatatgtttttgtttttctttccttttttgatATCTTGACTGTGAAGAGGCAGCATCGTTTAtgataatttctaaaattaaaattgtaaaaatttcatgctattaaatacaaaatataaagaagAATAGAGTATTCCAAAAATATGCAATTAATTATAAGACTTTATAATATTGCTTTACAGGTTATTTATTAACAGTAAAATAAGTCAATTATAATTACTACCTAATTTAATCAaggttttaattaattattataaataaaaatcgttACCGTTAGCAATATCAAAAAGCAGTAACACTACACAATATTggaagaaaataattattagcaaaaaattgaatgtacttttaaattgaaaaggAGAAAAGACTAAAATTTATCAGCTGTACATTGAACTTATAGGAACAATAGGAATGTACTTTCAGTTAAGTCTGCatgaaagaaaatttgaaaaagagaaaagaaaagttttttaagtatgtcactaataaatttttgtaattattattgtaattatttttaaaaaaagctttggtTAATGACCCCCAATTGTTCTATGGGCCCTGGAGCAGTGCACCGTCTGTACCCCCTCTCAGtgggcctgtatatatatatacagttgcgGGCAAAACTACGTGAACGATTGCAGatagttttttgaaacaaaagtttcaacaccttaaaaaaagttttttctctaATACTATATATGATTGGATAGAGCGTTTTTTGCTCTATAAGATTGTGTAAAGTGTATTCTTTAATAATACGTATAAAATCATACATGTATAAACGTTAAAATAATTTCGAAAATTTTGAGCGACAAAACCACGTGAACGATTTATAAAAGCCTCATTTTTGAtgcaaattatattatatattatagattcaCATCGAAATCAGTGCTTTTAAAAATCGTTCATGTGGTTTTGGTATTCTAAGAACTTACAATCATTTAAATTTCTCAAGATTATTctgtttaacatcaaaaaattaaaaaaattaaactataatgGTTCGTCAAACTGATTCAAAAATTGAAAGCTTGGTTTTCCGTTTGCGCAAAGAAGAAAAATGGTCCATTGGGCAAATTGCAGCTCATGTGAAGATGTCAAAAGGTGGaatacataaaattatacaCCGAGAAAAGAGCAAAAAGATCGTTAAGAAAGGTGGTCGTCCACGTATTACGGATAAGCGGTAATAttcctttaattttattttttttaatatttaatcttaataatattaatgttaatgttaattttaatgtttaacattttattttttagtactGATCGAAAAATTGTGCGAAAATCTCTTGAGAATCCACATTTGACAGCCCCTGAAATTCGTCTGCAAAAAGGCATGGAAAACGAAGCACACACGATTCAAAGGCGTTTAAACGAAGGAGGTCTTTATGGGCGCAGACCTGCAAAGAAACCATCCCTTAAGCCCAGGCACGTCAAAGATCGCCTACAGTTCGCTAAAGATCACTTAAACTGGACGGTTGAAAGTTGGAAAACAGTTTTGTGGTCGGATGAAAGTAAATTTAACATGGTTTGCAGCGACGGTCGAGGTTATGTTAGGCGTCCAGTAGGTAAAAGATTTGCAAAAGAGTATACAATAGGAACTGTAAAATTTGGGGGTGGCAATATAATGGTTTGGGGGTGTTTCTCCTGGGCTGGAATTGGTCCGTTGTACCGTGTAAACGGTATAATGGACCAACTACAGTACAGGGAAATATTATCTAATCAAATGTTGCCACACGCTTTAGAAAAAATGCCTCACAATTGGGTTTATCAACATGATAATGACCCTAAACATACAGCTTTGACTGTAAAAAATTGGCTCATAAATAATAGCATAACGGTTTTGAAGTGGCCTGCCCAATCTCCCGACTTAAATCCAATCGAAAATTTATGGATTGAAGTTGAGCGACGCTTGGGAGGTCGCAAATTTCAAAAACCGGATGAACTTTTTCGAGCCGTACAGTATGAATGGGAGGCATTACCAAAACAGTTACTAGAAACTCTTGTAGAATCTATGCCAAGACGGTGCAAGGCCGTTATCGATTCTAAAGGCtatgcaactaaatattaatgtttttttttttttagaatctaTTATTTGTTGATgttagtaaaattattcttttacgTTTGTATAATCGTTCACGTGGTTTTGTCGCGCaaaatatttgatgttttttgaacatttagatatgtttaattttaaacaaattattagagAATACACTTTACACACTTGTCTTATAGAGCAAAAAACGCTCTATCCAACCATATATAGTATTAAactataaacttattttaagacattgaaaatttcattaaaaaaaactatttgcaaTCGTTCACGTAGTTTTGTCCgcagctgtatatatatatatatatatatatatatatatatatatattgcatagaAACAGACCCTGTAGGTAtgtgtgtaaaaatttcaaaccatTTATTTATCTAAGTTTTATATATGGTTCGAAAGAGCTTTGAGTTTGTAATAAAATGGTGAaaactttatgtaaaaagaataattacaaaaaaagttatgctcatttaagtaacattattttttatgacgCATTGCTTAAGAAAAATGCAACTTACGTAAAAACTCGCGTTCGGCTAACGGCagctttgtaataaaattattgttaatttgcGCATGATTTTGCATAGTGAAATGTGCAAAacgatttaaaaacattaaaaaagtttctaattaaaataacaaaatatttttagtgattAAAACGTAATAGTAAAAtctattacaaaattttataaaacatgcaaaaaaaaaatcgcatAATTTTGCGATATTTaccataattatatatatatatatatatatatatatatatatatatatatatatatatatatatatatatatatatatatatatatatatatatatatggttaagggtatatatatttattttattaaggctAGATTTTCTATAGCATATAGGtgaaatttaaatgattaaaagcTTTAGCGTTTTCGCCtcatttttattgttactaATGAATTTCAATGAaagatttatttacaaaaagatatatttacaaaaaagatatatatatatatacatgtataacaTCGGAAAAGGCGTAACATTTTAGTGGGGGCCGAAgtacaaaaaaatcataaaacaccATATAGTTCAACTAAACACCTACACAAAAATATCCATCTAAACAatggagggggggggggcataTCCACCACGGCTCTCCTTCATTTTCCCTTCCGTAGTCCATATATCTatctaactttataaaaattccaACAAAccgcaaaaaataaaaataatttttttacatacttctttaacaaaaaatttagactataataataattttcttttttgcttagtaatgtttttaacagaATTGCAGCTTTGAAGAAAGCTTAGTTTTTGAAGCAAACAAAACTGTGACATCCATAGCTAGAAAGAGTCGATTCTTTAGTACGCAAACGAAACCACATCCAAtgatatctaaaataaagtaaaccCCTAAATTAATATCGCTATACTTATTTAATAAGGATGCCTTATGTCgcggataataaataaatatataactgttattattgcattaataaacataatcaatctctaaaaaaatatgaacCGGTTTAATCTTGATATGAAAAAGATCAACATCCATCGAAGCAATCGTGTGGTTTTCATCACGTTGTGTAACCTTGCAATGATagataagataaaatatatcagatatataaaatttaaaaaaaaattaaggctAACAATTAActaatgtataataaattaacatGTAACTGTTATTactgaattaataaatatattcttgagGTCTTTAAGATGAACATCTACAGTAACAAGCTGCCATCATAGTTAAGACCTTGcaataaaagataaatgaaattatattagaTATTTAGCACAATAACTGAAAAACCCATTACAAATTAGAGAAGATGAGAATGATTtcctaacttaaaaaaaaattcaaaatcactTAACTCTTGATACACAACCCATTTCCCATTACCAAACAGAAAAATCGATTGAAGTAGACCCTTCAATACTTTTTAACCTGAAATATAATAGATTTGATTATAAGTTATAATGAAAAGAAAGTTATATTGTGTTAGTGTAACTATCTGGTAATGGCAGATGCCATTTGCCTAGAGTGTACTGATTTATTGTAACTAAACACTAACATCTCTCAATCCATGCAAGCAAAAGTCTGTCTTTCTGGGTAGAAACAATGTATAGCCATCATTATG
The nucleotide sequence above comes from Hydra vulgaris chromosome 09, alternate assembly HydraT2T_AEP. Encoded proteins:
- the LOC136085191 gene encoding uncharacterized protein LOC136085191, producing the protein MRTLFDVGVTASNLKDNEQEDTVSKANDIETVSLSASNCGHVLLDIGNLLSEIPSQSEIEKYVTNDHVNFPNILPKDISNQAFPQTILNFKNVNGEVHKRDWLVWSQHKQTLFCFPCRLFSGNISKSSVTERNLSSRSVLVSPNGYAATGK
- the LOC101235374 gene encoding CST complex subunit STN1 isoform X3: MDYVSLNNLPPVKFWGLDPLHRCSIKLFIKQINNLPQVQGFQGVFVLHGHPITRFEVLGCIVSKHLTNHYIKYAVDDGTGVISCCLWLNENLPSVLCSYNLGDLVSVTGKLQIFRDEREIRVERLTLEEDLNIEYFHWSQIINFQEIYKAKFVIPTDKLNEQ
- the LOC101235374 gene encoding tubulin epsilon and delta complex protein 1 isoform X1, coding for MNEQRKTLINIKEVIEILCQLLHFHNYPKITPEVIRQAKFDKSEARSFLMLIITSIIKRSQTEILTVNFSEIISLLSVLKYPRLSVICLCNQENVSSRELLLVFGFLLEKTSFIDHLREEAFLVLSEKVFQPLYTLNGSAIKRFDISTLNDLIILRKHIDITFKVLFSSARNISKLLSQVYPLTLIMVEQFEINRLLDFVLFGDKKLQKQLLPTLTLQVYLLTLHSQWLKNEPIFWKWMSSVTKMSNVIISNISLKETFPQRIESKNESLKYVYTSKLNVKSALAHLSRAPLKPFVYEEKEDDDKITDLVDEIQFLKENNKIWLSEFLELHPNLVHMDSPRR